Genomic DNA from Chelonia mydas isolate rCheMyd1 chromosome 6, rCheMyd1.pri.v2, whole genome shotgun sequence:
ACCACAAGACCAAGCTGCCTtccaaaagaaacaaatattatATTAAAGCAATCATTAATATTATGGGGATTGTCTCATTGCTAATGTAAATTTCTTTGCAAATAAATTTTGTACTGCAGTACTAAAACTTGatccctgtgctgctgcctcAGATCAGACGTTATTTAGAACCTCTGCAGACAAGAGACTGTGATTTGATTTCTCCCACTGTCAAACTAAGGAATGGCAACTGTATAGGCAATAAATGTCTGGATCTCAAAATTCCTGGCAAGAACAGTCCCCAAGAggtgcaggagtctggaaagTGTTTTTCTGAAACCAGTAAATGCTGCCAACTTTCCCTCCCCCACTAGCACACAGAGAATCCATTTATAAACATATTAGTGGTTTTTATACACCAATAAGGAAAATACAGAAGGGTGGTAACTGTGACCTAACTGTACTTGTGAGAGAGAGGTGCTTGGGTGCACCTGATATCCAGGGATGTAGTTACTTTATGGTAATCTaattgtgtgtttcttttttattgtttaatCATCTGTCACAATACTGGCAGCATCTGGTAATAGTACTGTAATGTCTTGTACTGCATATGCTTCATGTCGGTAAAAGCTGAATGACTCCCAGGATTAATTATTCCTAATAACAACAGTGTGGAGGTATGAATTATGACTCTGACCCTGCAACCATTTGTAGGAAAAtctcccattggaatcaatgagaATTTTCCATGAGTAAAGAGTACAGGATCAGACCTCAAAGTAATAGAAATAAGGGTGAAAGCCTCAAGACAGGGGATTTAGACACCTTATCTTCTATGAATAATAGTGCCATAGAATGCTTTGAAAACGTtagcctatatatatatatatatatatatatatatatatataggtattTGTATTTGGTCTGCTTATTAAGCATGTTTATCAATGTATCATCTTCTTAAAAAATCAGCTGAGCTTTTGTGTTTAATTTGTATATATGAGAAGCTAAAGTAATTGTATATTATAAATGCTAAACTCAAATGAAACACAGTGGCcaaaaaacaaactaaatctCCCCTCCATGGGTTATTCCCACATAAAAGGAAAGTGTCATTGTCACAAAATTAAAATCATGACGTTCTTTTGCATCTTAGCTGTCAGGGCAACTGAGGGTTTGGGTTTAAGCCTACCCTACCCTTCAGAAGAAAATTGAGATTCCATCCCATAAACTGATCCTCAGGGAGAGCCTTTACCTCCTCACTGCCACCTAGGTCTCCCTTTTCATTTATCCAGCTCCCCATAGCCTTGGCTTCAACAACTTCTGAGGAGGCATGCTGCCAGGAGCTCCTCATACCACCATTGCTCTAGAATTCCCTATAAAGTTGGGGGTAAGAGTATAGACAACATGGAGGAGGAAGGCAATACAAGCTACTACAGCTGTCTTCCCTTTTGGATATTAGGGGAACCCAGTGGAGACCTGTTAGCTGCCAGCTGCCAATGCAGTTGCTCTTAGGAATAACCTCTGGGGCATTTCCACTCCACTCACTGAAGGCCACAGCCCTCCTGCTGGATTAAGGCTTTGATTTGCTACTTATTCCTCTCTGGCTTCTTCCTTTCTACTCATCGGGGTCAGATCCTAGCCCCACTCTGTACATGGAGCTGGAATCTGCAAGATCCCCCATAAAGGACTTCTTCTGAATTGAAGGAAATGGTGTCAGTGAGGTCACCTTGTGGCAAGTAAATGCAAGCCTATTCAAAGAAACAGGTCTGTTTTTCCTGTTCAGAGTCTATGTGAATAAATGAAATAGAACAGATTTACACAAAGCAGTTCAGGAAAATTTATCTATATTAAGAAAACAACACACAAGGCAGCCATTTTATTGAATGATTTAAATAATATCTCTTTTCCAGTTGCAAACTCGTTCagaaataatgggccagatccacaaaggtctCAGGTACCTAAAgcccagttttaggcaccactgccACCCACAAAACCCCtgttcagctgccacctaaccctcgAGGCACTTAAACTCACTCAGTGGCTAAATTTTGGCCCCCAAAATTCCTACACACCTACCTTTCTACCTCTAAGCATGCACTCTGTTGTCTCAGACAGCCTGGATGTCTGTCTCACCTAAGCCTTAGTAAATCCTCAAACCAGAGGAATAATTGGGCCAGCAACTGCATGAGAATCACTCTATAGTCCAGCGGTTCGAACacacacctgagaggtggcagatccctgttcaaatctctttTTCTTAtcaggcagaggtgggaattgaatGTGGGTCTGCTACATTCCAGGTGACTACTCTaagcactgggctaaaggttataaataAAGGAGTcatcttcttcctttccctggccattttgtgtggagctcCAAGTGCCCGAGCCACCTGAATCCAGGAAAGGCATTTCTGACTGTGTATCGCAAGCAGTGATAGGAACTGTCATATTGGATCAAATCAGTGGTTTAtatagaccagtatcctgtctctagcactgactcgtaccagctgcttcaaaggAAGTTGCAAGATCATAGTCAAGGAATAATTTGCCTACAGAGAGAACTTCTTCCTAGTCCCATTAGTTAGAGGTGGGCTTATGCCCTGAAATATGAAGGTTTCTAGTCCTTCCAAAactctttatttttaatccttTCTGTTGTAACTTTGGatattcttattatccatataaacatGCAGTTCTTTCTTGAATCCCGCTCAGTGATATATTGTGGCAATGAGTCTCACAAGCCAAGTAtgcattatgtgaaaaaatatttccttttatcggTTTTGTCATATTTCATGTCTCCCCCCTTTAAGGGGAGAAGGGTCGAGCTGCACTTGTGACACACTTaactcacttccccaggtggagaGAATAAGTAATGATGTCACCTGACAGGTGGATCATATGGCTAAATCAGGTCTTTGGGCATGGGTAAGAGAGGTCTGTGGAGAACCAGAAGGGAGAGTCTAAGAGCCTATCCCTTAAtagggagaggaagggtggtgTGAACAACCCTACACAAAGAATCTTCTTAGCTCCCAGGGACAGTGCCTGGAGAATGAAAAGAGCTAGTATCAAGCAGAAAGTCTAGAAAACAAGTTGACTGAAGAAGCCTCAACAGGGAGTCTTTCCTTCTGAGCTTTATGTTAATAAACCAGACCCTAAAAAGGCCTAGTGTTATTAGACATGTGAAAGCTTTTGTGAGTTATTGAGGAGTCCAAGAgtagaaactgaggcagtgatgAGTGTGATCCCAGACTGGGTTGGTAATGTGGGGACAGCCTCCATGTTCCTGTATTGTGAAGGTCAATAGAATTTTCTGGTCCACCTTCTCTATATTATTCATCATTTTGTATAGTATCATGTTTCctcttttttgtttcctttctaagtgaaaagtcccagttttttcaatctatCTTCCTATGGACATTTTTCAGCTCTTCATTCTTGTCGCCTGTCTCTGAACTCCTCTTTATTACTGCCATATCCTTTTTGGGATGAGGTGACTAGAACTGAAGACAGTATTCCAGGTGATGTTATACCACTGACATATACCAGCATGGGGATATTTCCAATATTACTCTCCATCTCATTCCTTAGGTGCCCGATGACTTTGTTTAATTGCACTTGAGCACAGCTCTTCAGTGAGCGGTCTACAATGTTGCCCAGATCCTTTTTGTGCGTTCAGTGATCTGCCTGCAAAATATCCCTATAGAACGATCAGACTTTTTGGAATGGTATCAGTCCCCCAAGCAGCCTCTCCACCTGGACTGCTTGATGATGAGTGCGATATTAAAATGTTTCACTAGGAGACACACCTCCACAACCCATGATCAGCAGGGAGCCAGGAAACTGCCTTTAAAACATAACCCTTTGGGACAAAACCTGAACTCCCTCTGGATCAAAACCTCCCCTGTCCGGCTAGGACAAGACTACACATCCACCAGAGCTTTGCCTAAGGACTCACTTTGGCGCAAGATAAGGGAATCGGCTCCCAAGAGgacgggggttgggggagagattTGGCAGATCTCTGTGGATGACACCACCGAGCGGTCCCTACCCAGGGATTTTCCCACTGGGCGGGGGGGTTGCTTCTCTCtgttttttatatagtgctttgctGGTGAGAGGCAGAGATAgacaccccttccctcccgcGGCTCCCCGGCAGCATGCAGCAGCAAGCGGCGCGCTAGCCAGAGCCCTCCCGGGAAGCTGCCACCGCCGCTGGTGCAGCTCCGCCCAGCGCCGCGGCCCGGCGAAGGAGGCGGGGTGGGATTGAACGGTGGGAACTGAAAGCTCGGCCCTGGGTTTCCCTGAGTCCCGGAGACTCGGTGCCATCCGGGGGGACGAGTTTGCACGGCAGAAACCGTGCGAGGGACGAGGAAGGCGAGGGCGCAGCGGCCGCTTTTCAGGTTGCTTTCTCCCCCCCCAGCTGGGGCGCCGCCGGGTCCTGGGAGCGCCGCGCTCCACCTCCCGAGTCTGCCCGGGAAATCCCCGCGCTGCCGGCTGCCAGCGCAGCTGTTCTCGGGAGGAGCCTCTCGGGCATTTCCCCTCAGCGCACTGCAGGCggcagccccccagctggggtgaGGCGTCGATTTGCTGCTGATTCCTCTCTGCGGGCTcagatcctggccccagtgaagctTCCTGGGAATTTTGCGGTGAACTTAagtggaagcaggatttggccttgacTATAACTGGAATTGTCCCCCACCCCTTTGTAGGAATGTCACCGCCGTAGCCTTTCCTTTCCCCTGTAATATGGGGAGTTTCTATACCCTTTCTGCTTTGGGGGGTGGCGGTGTGTTAgggctggtggaagtcactggttTTTCACAATGAAAAAGATGGTATTTTATGTAGTCTTTTCACTCTTTTTGATTTATCTGAGGCATTATTTTTAACCGTTGGTTTACTTCTCTCCAAGAACTAGCATCCCAGATTGTGATCCTCTAAATTTTGGGCAGGAAGGGAATAATTCACTTGTAACATCTGAGCCCAAaggtttaaaaatgtgtttaaatggaGATGATCATGGATGTATCTGTAAAAGGTGGGCATGGGGTGTCAGTTTATTTAAGTTTTTTTCAAACATGGTACCAGTCTCATGCTCattgtttcacttttattttgcttcataaaatgtttcaaaaaattTATGGGAAAATCAGGCGAGAGGGAAAGTGTTATCCTAGTTATGTAAACTGTTCTGCTTTTGGCCCATTTGCAAACAACTGTGGGTGGAGACAGTGTATCTGGTAAACAGTATTTTGTACCAGTGAGAGCTATACTTTTTTCCTAAAGGAAAGTTGGTGAAGAAAGCCAGGTTATGCTATGTCGGACATTATGTTCACATTCTTATCTCTGTATCTTGTaatatgtatcttttaaaataagcaaCTAGGCTTGTGCTTTCATGTTCTGTAGATAATTTTACAAGATACATTTAGAGTGCACAGCAAAACTCAATCTTGGGATCAGGATaattcttctttttattttaggGTAGAGAGTTAAGTATGTCTGAATATATATTAGTGACAACAGAGCAGAACTGTTGGGCGAAGTGAAGGCCTTCTTTGAATTATATTTTTGGCCTCAAAATTAGTGAATATTATAATACTTGATTCCATGCCTTTATGGCTAAGATGAAATGTAGTATTGGCTTAATATCTATTAGGACTGCAATCCAAAGACCATATCCTGGTTATGTGGAGAAATAGATCTGATGATATTAATTAGTAGTCTATTTGTCAAGGCTTGACAAGGCAGCATAAATGATGATTCCAGACTTGGCTTCTGCTCCTTGTTTTGCAGAAGCAGCCCATTCATTCCCTAGATGTGAAAGGTGTATGTTACTGTCAAAACAATTGACTTTGGTCAGTGCATGGCTTCGCTTTATCAGGATGTGCTGGGAGGCCCATCCAGTTCTTTTTGTCTGGATATGGGCCTATGAGAGAGATGAGGGACATGAGAAATTCTGAAAGACAGAAAACTTAATCGTTCTGAATGTTGTATCTACCACTTCAAAGAAGTGTTGCTATACTGTCGTAACAATCCTTGTCGTGCAAAGGTACAGCAGAATTTGTGGAGGTAAAcagcaagtggggaaaaaaacccatccaGAGTGAGAATTGCAAGCTGTTCAGAAGAGTATTTCTGAAATACTATAAACTAGAGTAGAAGGAAGAAGAGCTGTGATAGTTGGATGTCCGGTTCTCAAAAACTGGTAGCTAATAAATTCACTTGAACTTCCTGTACATAAAATCCAGAATTGGAATGAAGGAGAAAAACTGGAAACCTGGGTACTGCTCCTCTCCGTATAACTCAGACTGCCCCAGTTTATTACTCTCCACTTAACTTTGGGGGGGGTGTTAATCTTTTTAGATATTTCTTTctaaatgtttaatattaaaggCATTAATTTTAGGCATCACTTCTAATCTTTGGAAAATTTGGATTCCTGAAGTTTttgtgtgcatctgtgtgtgttcTAAAACAAGTCAGACATCTAGTGTTTTGTGTTCACTGGTGTACTCATTTTAACACAACTTGCTGTGAATAATATCCAAATGTGTGTACAATGAAATGGCGTTATTGATAATTGTTGAAGAAGGGGTATTGTATTGCTCAGAGAATTGCTTATGGGTTACAGAATCCATCACCCCTCAGGCACTGGTTCAAATGTAGGTCAATTTCAGAGTGAACAAAAGTTTTTATGCCATTAGATGGTTATTGGGTGGTCCATGAAATAAATTGGTAATGTGAGTCCAGTTTCAAAGGGACAGCTGTTCACATCCCACAAATTACTAACAGTTAGTGCTAGTTACCACTCTTTTTGCAGTTTTAGCAGAGAGGTCATCAACCTGAATGGGCTAGAAGTTTGAGTTATACTTTCCTTCCTAGAAGTGAGGGTACATTGGTGAGGTACAGAAACTTGTATGGTACTTGTTCTCTGGACTTCAGTTTAAAGGACTCTTAATTTGGCATGTCTCACAATTTAACTTTTTACAATTTAACTATTATTTTGAGATCCAAGAATCTcctaggtttttttcctccttccttcatTCTCCCAAATGTTACATCAAATATATAAGCAAAGGTGCTAATAACTAGTATTTATTTACAGTGATGATAGTGATAGAAATGTattgcaaccctcccccccctcaaaaaaaacaacaacttttttttaacGAGAAtagtgtttttatatattttttaccaTAGCTGAAATCGATATGGCTTTGGAGTAACATTCAGTGGTAATAGGGTGGATTAAAATGAATCTTTGTTACAGGTGACTTTTAACTGACTCTCCTCTTCTGTAGAATAGTCCAGTTTTTTCTTAACACATCATATAATTTGTGGCTAGTCTGTTAGGAAGCATTTTAAACCAAGTTAAATATAGCTTACACTAGTTAAAATAACTGCAGTTGTTGTCTGAAAGGCAAGAGAAAATTAGTCCCTAAAATACCTGTTTTTCTCATTCTTACTATTTTAGGGATCCGTGGAATTTAAGGAATCCTTCTCTAAGATAACTTTGCTGCTGTTCTGGCCTTCCTTCTAAGTGTTGTGATGGTTTCAGTTGAAGTACATTTCTGAAGAAACTGACCAGAATAGGACTCTtactatttttcaaaatgttcaaaaTTCAGCAATGCGTAACCGCTAACAAGATACCAAGGAAAAGGCCATATAGATGTGACATCTGCTACAAACAATTTGAAACACCATCAAAATTAGCTAGGCATTATCTTATACACACTGGTCAAAAGCCATTTGAATGTTATGTATGTCATAAAACTTTTAGACAGCTAGTCCATTTGGAGAGACATCAGCTAACCCATAAACTTccttttaaatgcaacatttgcCATAGGAACTTCAAAAATTTAATTACTTTCTTAAAGCATCAACAGCTTCATAATGAAAACTACCAGAGTGATATTAAGCAAGCTAAAAGATCAGTGGATGCCAAGCAAGATAGGCTGTTGTATGGAATATTGCATTGTTCTAGTTGCCAGAAATCTTTTACAACAGAGGAGCGGTGGATGCTGCATCAGTGCACAAAGTCAGATCATCCGCACAGTgccaggaggagaaagaaaactcATATGTGTGAAACATGTAACAAGATGTTTCCGTCACAATCTAAACTGGAAAGACACTTGCTGATTCATACTGGCCAGAAACCTTTTAAATGTTCCTTGTGTTATAAATCTTTCAGGCAGtcaacacatttgaaaatccatCAGCTCACACACACAGAAGAGAGGCCTTTCCAGTGTTGTTTTTGTCAAAAGGGATTTAAGATGCAGAGCAAACTCCTGAAGCACAAGCAACTCCATGTCAGAAATAAGTCTCTTCCCAGAGTCCTTTACAGAGCAAAGACTTCTAAATACCCTAGACCTCAGAACTCACTGGAAGGAAAAAGGGATAATTTTGAGAATGTTGATACTTATGAGTCCCTGGAGAATGATCCACTTGATGTTCACTCTATTTATATTGTACCTTTTCAGTGCCCAGTGTGCGAGCAGTGTTTTGAAACAGAGCGGGTTCTAAATTTGCACAAATGTTTTTACTTGAGAGATGGCAAAAATTCAAACAGTGGCAAATCAGCCTACAGCCACAAAGCCAACATTAAAAGTAAAGTCCTGATGAAGCTCAAACACGCTGGAGAAAAGGCATCAGATTCGTCTCTgtctgacagaaaaaaaaataaaacaagtcacTTTAAAAGTTATGACCTGTTTGCATCTAATGAGCAACATTCTGATCGGAATGCTTCCCCTAAAACTTTTAAGAATTATCATAGCAAGCTTGTCAGGAACAAAATATTtagcaataaaaagaaaaggacatttGTCATGCCATTATCCTGGCAAGAGCACCTACAAAAGCACAAAttagaaattaatttaaatggtATAATTACTGGTGAAAACATGTTAAACATGGATGATTTGGTGCATAATAAAGATGACTCTCTTTATGGTTCATTGGATGCTGATTTCTTTGATAATCCAGAAGCAGCACTTCACCGTGCTTTTTCAGCTCCTACTAAAAATATACATAATAGACACAAAGTGTGTAAATGTGACAGATGTGAAAAAATCTTTCCTTCTTCATCCAAACTTCAAAGACATTATCTTATTCACACGGGACAGAAGCCCTTTGGCTGTAATGTTTGTGGGAAGACATTTAGACAGTCAGCTCACTTAAAAAGACATCAGCTCACCCATACTGAAAAAAGACCATATAAAAGCCCTGTTTGCCAGGTGGAATTTGAAAATCTGAACAAACTTTTTAGTCATCAGGGAGATCACATTGAATTTAAGTCTCCTCAGCCTGTGGGTTATTCCAAAAGACCTTCACAGGCATCTGGCTTTCCAGAATTTGAACTGATTCAATCAAACCAAGCAGCTGAAATCAAAGTTGAGCTAGAGTCTGGGGACTTTGTTCTTGGCACCAACAGTAGAAACACACAGCCATATTTGTGTAGTAAATCGTTGGAAATGGAGCAAAGCCATTACAGTCACTGGTATGATTTTTCTGGAGGTATGGAAAAAAGTGAAGCTATTAAAAAGTTTTATCAGTGCAGTGTCtgctttaaaacttttaaatcGCCTTCCAAACTTGAAAGGCACTATTTAATGCATGCTGGACAGAAGCCATTTGAATGTTCAGTTTGTGGTAAAACTTTCAGACAGGCCCCACATTTGAAAAGGCATCACCTTactcactttaaaaagaaatcctaaaGATAAAATGGCTGCCAGAGTTCCACTGAGTGGGATAACAAACACTAGAAGGTATTTTGTGTTCAACAAAAGTGGATGGTGTCCCATGAAACTGATTGTTTTTAAAGTCTAAAACTTTGGGATTACATAATTATGAACAGGCTTACATTAGATTGACTGACTGATTTATGGAATGTGACTACTTATGTTAAAGAGATGACCTGAAGAAAGGTTAATGTACTGTTTTCAGGCTGTCTACTTATATATTTTGTGATGAATAAGGGTTGACGTTTGAAAACTTCcagcattgttttttttaaaattgtgaattCATGTAGTTATTGCATAAAAATGTTTCAGCAATCTGTAATGCAGTATAAATCACATGTTTAAAAGTTGTGCCTCTTCCCCATCCGGAGGAGTTAATTTATGGCAATATGCTTTCTGACTGCACCTACCAAATAGCAAATGTAAAAAGACTGTCCTTGACCCACTTTACTTTGTCTCCATATATGCTGAAAGCATAAGACGCATACTGTGCCTGGTCAGTACTATTTTTCTTATGCTCTTGTTTGTTCTGCAGACCAGGTAatacaagagaaaaagaaaggagttggaaaaggaag
This window encodes:
- the ZNF770 gene encoding zinc finger protein 770; translated protein: MFKIQQCVTANKIPRKRPYRCDICYKQFETPSKLARHYLIHTGQKPFECYVCHKTFRQLVHLERHQLTHKLPFKCNICHRNFKNLITFLKHQQLHNENYQSDIKQAKRSVDAKQDRLLYGILHCSSCQKSFTTEERWMLHQCTKSDHPHSARRRKKTHMCETCNKMFPSQSKLERHLLIHTGQKPFKCSLCYKSFRQSTHLKIHQLTHTEERPFQCCFCQKGFKMQSKLLKHKQLHVRNKSLPRVLYRAKTSKYPRPQNSLEGKRDNFENVDTYESLENDPLDVHSIYIVPFQCPVCEQCFETERVLNLHKCFYLRDGKNSNSGKSAYSHKANIKSKVLMKLKHAGEKASDSSLSDRKKNKTSHFKSYDLFASNEQHSDRNASPKTFKNYHSKLVRNKIFSNKKKRTFVMPLSWQEHLQKHKLEINLNGIITGENMLNMDDLVHNKDDSLYGSLDADFFDNPEAALHRAFSAPTKNIHNRHKVCKCDRCEKIFPSSSKLQRHYLIHTGQKPFGCNVCGKTFRQSAHLKRHQLTHTEKRPYKSPVCQVEFENLNKLFSHQGDHIEFKSPQPVGYSKRPSQASGFPEFELIQSNQAAEIKVELESGDFVLGTNSRNTQPYLCSKSLEMEQSHYSHWYDFSGGMEKSEAIKKFYQCSVCFKTFKSPSKLERHYLMHAGQKPFECSVCGKTFRQAPHLKRHHLTHFKKKS